A single genomic interval of Penaeus vannamei isolate JL-2024 chromosome 33, ASM4276789v1, whole genome shotgun sequence harbors:
- the LOC138867967 gene encoding neurofilament heavy polypeptide-like — MSSAEKHAVKIKRRESTTKKKGKKRRRAVANTPLPCDGVWEARVPPAKNQCQGPYRQEPKPLEQPKQKAVSKRPLPRDGDEEARVLPAKRQCQEPSRQEPKPLEQPKQKAVKKRTLPRDGDEEARVLPAKRQCQEPSRQEPKPLEQPKQKAVSKRPLPRDGDEEARVLPAKRQCQEPSRQEPKPLEQPKQKAVANTPLPCDGDEEARVPPTRPAEKQDGLQGHVDPEDNPREWPCAQRRQW; from the exons ATGTCTTCGGCGGAGAAACACGCAGTCAAGATTAAGCGACGCGAGTCAACAACGAAGAAAAAGGGCAAGAAGCGGAGGAGG GCCGTGGCGAATACGCCCCTCCCTTGCGACGGGGTCTGGGAGGCCAGGGTTCCACCGGCGAAGAACCAGTGTCAGGGGCCTTAccgtcaggaacccaagcccctcgagcAGCCTAAGCAGAAGGCCGTTTCGAAGAGGCCCCTCCCccgcgacggggacgaggaggccagagtgcTACCGGCGAAGAGGCAGTGCCAGGAGCcttcccgtcaggaacccaagcccctcgagcAGCCTAAGCAGAAGGCCGTGAAGAAGAGGACCCTCCCccgcgacggggacgaggaggccagagtgcTACCGGCGAAGAGGCAGTGCCAGGAGCcttcccgtcaggaacccaagcccctcgagcAGCCTAAGCAGAAGGCCGTTTCGAAGAGGCCCCTCCCCCGCGACGGAgacgaggaggccagagtgcTACCGGCGAAGAGGCAGTGCCAGGAGCcttcccgtcaggaacccaagcccctcgagcAGCCCAAGCAGAAGGCCGTGGCGAATACGCCCCTCCCTtgcgacggggacgaggaggccagagtgccCCCAACGCGTCCGGCAGAGAAGCAGGATGGACTCCAAGGTCACGTTGACCCTGAGGACAATCCACGCGA